The Oryza sativa Japonica Group chromosome 11, ASM3414082v1 DNA window attcttaaaacctgcttaacaactaaaatatggaatggttggcctgggttggcttaggacgagctgggacccagggtcgggttgccagttcggtctgaatcatcataggccttgggttaaggcaggttcgtgtgggttcacggccttgattaataatattggatagttctaggatcgtgtttacaaaatggccttgagcaactaaatgtctttaaatgctgtttactgcaaccctaaccctttatgttataattcccttgtactcccttgcatttattttgcatttgtgggtgtgtcttgttgagtacggtggttgtactcagtcttgcttaattttcccaagcccagatgaggagttccttgaagatgaaggctttggtgtctagctcgtgcctgccgtcaagcgcctgtggtcgtcgccctagtcttccgctgtttctcgtttgtctttgtgtgttgggccttcgctgcccgtgtaataattttatatacgcttccgcttgttaaactctgaattgtatcaacttttggtgtaccttgcctcctgggacaaggaataatgcacgcacgtcaggaacgcctgttgggtgatttccggtcgtgacacaccgtttgaagctttatacggccggaagtgccgcacacctctcttctgggatcagacaggcgaacgtcaactgttcggaacagaagtattagcggaagcagaagagaaagtcagaatcatcagggaaaggttgaggattgctcagtctcgacagaagagctacgcggataaccgtcgaagggagctcacttttgaggcaggagattacgtgtatcttcgtgtcactccgctccggggagtacaccgttttcagacgaaaggcaagttggcaccacgcttcgtgggaccatacaaaatcttggaacgaaggggagaagttgcttatcagctagaacttccatccaatatgatcggcatccatgacgtgttccacgtgtcccaattaaagaagtgtttaagggtacctgaagaacaggctgattcggaacacattgatatccaggaggacctaacctatgtggagaagccggttcgcatacttgataccagcgaaaggagaaccagaaacaaggttacccggttttgccgagttcagtggagtcatcattcggaagaggaagcaacctgggaaagggaagatgagttgaaagccgcccatccgcacctcttcaccagctcctccgaatctcggggccgagattccgtttaaggggggtaggtttgtcacaccccgaagttttcctcctaggccaaaattgtaatttacaaatgaccccaagaaaatgcaggtgaaatcaggagaaaaccctaagaaagtaatgcaaataataatcggacttgacatgtggaatttttcttgagttctacatgtcaaaattcattaacaggatttttagtggaattttcagagctctagaaataattttaaccaattaaaattgagcaagcaatattttattccagggaaaatcctttttcctttttctttttctttttcctctctttttcctcctttttgtcaaatgggccgtcggcccatttctcctttcctcccccccccctctccgctgggccggccgcaggccgaggcccagcccggcagccaggccgccccgctgcctcctctctcggggtcgccgacaggtggggcccacctgtcgggcccgtctccctcctcccgccgatcccggcgcgccgccgcgcccgcaaccgtcgccgcgcccacgtctccgcctcccccgggccacgtcgaccacgcccgcgcgtgcgccgaatctcccgcgcccattcccctctctctcccgctcgcgcccgcgcccgagatggccgggattcgaaaatcgaatcccgcctctctctcctccccactcccccgcgtcggccggcgattcccgcctctcccggccacgtccggttccctctccccctatttaagcatcgccgtcgtcctctctcactttttccccatttcgccgacccctcccgagctccccattgctcccgcgccgtgcaaccacccgccgccgccgcttccgctactccggtcgccgctagccgccgctaggctcgccgccgcaccgcgccgtcgccgccgtcgggttcgcgtggccgagatccatcCCGTCCACCCCTCTTTCGTCGAGGTCCGTCGCCGGAGAGCCGTTCCCGTCGTGCGACGGTGAGGgtcgccatgtccgccgccttcggccagcATCCCCGCCTCCTatggcccctctcttcctctctaatcCCTTTCGTTTCGTTCTTTAGGTCGTCCCGGTCACCGTCCGCCGCGTGTCGACTTCCCtccgtcgctcctcgtcgccggacgCCGTCGTCCCCTTCGGTGAGGACTCCTTCCCCTTTCCTTTACTTCCTCGATTctccgtgcgtcgccgccgccgcgcttgccgtcgcctttggtcgttgccgccgtccactgccgccgctttcgcgtcgcttttgcgccgtcgcctccgccgccggatgccgtcgccggcaacgcgatgtgcgcgtgccgccgccgtcagccccgggtcggccggtcggctttgatgccgagccgagcccggcggctgcctccaccgccgccgtccgatcggcccgagggcgatctgggccgtcggtcccgtggaccggcgatggaccacccgcgtggtcccggtccacggtgaaccgctcacccttgagtcgctgaccagtgggccccgcatgtcggcgccgcactcccccccgtgctgacgtcagccctggttaatattgcgccataaattatttaaggatttttgttatagtaataaacacagtgaatcttctaaaattcataactaattcatccgagctccgtttaatcccactcaagtctcagtaaatcaagaaaaatgtgtagaatccattaaaaatggttttgttctacCTAGTTACCAAAAGATACCAAATTAACAGTATAATCAATATATATCCAAACAGGCACCGACACACCACTGAGCAAAGATTATTACAGAGCCCAGTTAGTTGGTTAGAAAGACCAGCGAGTGGTTCACCTGGCAGGCAGTAAGAGACTCGTGGTATGATTGAAAATAACAAAGCAGTCAGCTGAATTTTGTTCCATACGAGAAGCGTGAGCATTCATTCATGCTTATGCTTTTACCATTCTGGTAAAACATTACGGTAGATTGTTCACCTCTTGACACATACTCCTACATAATACAAAGGTGGTAAGGATGGAATGCTGGTAAAACATTATGGTACACCGTTCACCTCTTGACACACATACTCCTACATAATACGTACAAAGGTGGTAAGGATGGAATGCAGATCTGTTCGTCATATTGTTGAGGTTTTGCCCATAAATTCAGAGTGATAGAACAGGAGCCTCAATCCCTATAGGGAaaggaggtaccaaattttacactaaatgtttggtacctcctcaaggaccgtagaATTACTCTTTTGGatagagcaattttacggttcttgaggaggtaccatgaggtactatTTTTTATACtgtaaatttggtatctcttgatacctaggtattatgaggtatcatgaggtaccaaattttacactaaatttttagtACATCCTCAAGGACCGTAGAATTACTCTACTGTGCTGCGTTTTACCGTGTTTATTACCAAGGAAAACAGGATACGGTGGTTTCACATTCTCTGTTGCCGAACATGATCCTTCAGATATGGCCCATCTGCTGTCACATCGCTGGAACTTTCTTGGATGTTTCCTATCCAGAAGAAAACAATATATCTTGCTCATGTAGGGTCCTAGAGCTACTGGAAGATCCTTTGAAATTTCAACAGCACTAATGGGCCGCTCTATTTTCCGTGCATAGAAGATGAGTTCCCAACCCAAATCAACAAACACAGCTTTAGGCTTGTCTTCAACTTCAATGGTGTAGTTCCTCTTGTTAGTTCCTCTTCAACTtcaatggtcaaagttatataGTCTTGTCTTTTTTTGACGCTGATATAGTCTTGTCTTCAAGGAAAGAAaatgttacttcctccgtttcacaatgtaagtcattctagcatttcccacattcatattggtattaatgaatctagatatatagatatatatatctagattcattaataccaatatgaatacgggaaatgctagaatgacttacatttacATTATGAAACCGAGGGAGTATCTTCTATGCAGAAGAGAATACTGAAGAATTCTAGCTATGTAGATAGTGGCTGTTTGTGTTCAAGCAAGGAACAAACAGAGAGAAGTATGGCGCTATGGAATGGCTTGGGTCAGGTGGCCAACATTGCGCAGCTTGCCGGGGTAGATGCATATGGGCTCATCAAGATGATCGTGGAGGCTGCGCAGACAGCTAAAAGGAACCGGGAGACCTGCCAGAAGCTAGCACGGCATGTGAAGATGATCGGCGACCTGCTGCAGCGACTCCAAAGCACAGAGCTTATGCAGCATCAAGAAACGAGGAACCCGGTGGAGCAGCTGGAGGAGACGCTCCGACACACCTACATGCTCATCTTGTCCTGTCAGGACAGCAGCTACCTGCACAGCTGCTTCATGGGAGGGAAGCAGGCTCACCAGCTGCGCGAGGTGCAGAGTGATATCACCTTCTACCTCCAGCTCTTCCCTCTTGTCAGCTTCGTTGACACGACCCGTACCTGGGAGCGGCTTCTGAGAAGAGCTCAACCTTCTTGCACTGAGGTACATggtttgtctttcttttctctccttcaAGCAAGTCAGTGGAAAGGGGATTAAAATGTATAAGTTCGATGATGCATGTTAATCAAAGATTCCATTTAATAGGAGACATCCTCAGATTAGTTATGATGCCACTACTGAGAATGAGAAGCATGGAAAGAACTCTGGTTCTAGAGATGCAGTGAAATGTGATAGTTCCTCTTAATGTCAAAGTTCATACCAGCTCCTTGCTGGAAAATGTTTCTTATCATGACAGTTCCTTGCTCTAATTTGTTTTGATTATCTTCTTAATTATCTATTCAAGAGAAACTTTGTCGCGGGGATCTTGTTCTTATCTTTATTAATTTTTGGTTACTCTCACAGGATACTGCAGATGAGTTACAAAAAGTACATCATTCAGATCATAGAATTAGGTACGTTATATCAATACTGCACCCATTTTATGCCAAGCTCATGTTGCATTCGATTTTCCTGTGCTTTTAAGACATCATACACCAACTTTTTTTCCCTCACTATTTCATTCAAGATGTAGATGAATGATGAACAAAATACTCACAGCGTGAAAAAAGAACTATTGGGCAACATGCTCTCCTCGAATTATCGCCGATCAGGGATTTTGTGATGATTACTTTAATTATATCATCCTTATGGCTTATGTTCCTTTGCAGAACTTGCCATAGTACTACTGCGGTTGATCCAAACCTACTTGTGAATTATCATATAGTAATAAGGTGTTCTTGCTAATGTTTACAAGGAACCATGTACAGGACTATGCACACAAATACATTAAGCTGATTGAGTTACATTGGCAATTTATATTCAGGTACCAACATAGATGTCATGGTGGATGCACTAGTTACTCTAGGGTGTTACAAATGAATGGCAGCATCTTTATATCCATTTATAGGTGTATCATTTTGACATATTAATTTGGTACTATATGATCAGATTCAACACAGAAATTCTCAACGCGACTGAATTTGGTGATCAGAGTGTAACTCAATGTCCAGAAGTTTTTGAGGAAAAACGAAGTGAACAAGCATCAAGTATGTCAATTCGCAAaacaattttgttttatttttgtctATTAGTATTGACAAGATATAGTTTTTTAATCAATCAGTCAGAAGCCTGAACCTGGATCAACTAGTTGTTAATGATATTGGAAAAGGAGCAGTGTTGACTTTTTCACAGATATTGGCTGCTACAAACAATTTTTCAGGGAGATCCTTAATTGGACAAGGTGGATTTGGGCCTGTTTACAAGGTACTCCGTAGTTCTCTTCAAAAGTAAACCTTAGGAGTTAGGATGAAGAAAATCCTGAACTTTTGAAGAAATAGTAATATTAGAATTCTAAATTTGCAGTTCTTACACTCGCTGGATCAAATGAAAAATTTTTCAGCCAATAATTTTAATCTCACCCACATAACTAATCtttctataatatttttttccataaCAGCAGTACATAAATAATGCGGATAggatattttgaaaaatttcagcTCCTCCCATGATCTTGCTTTAGAACATGTTGTCATGTCAGCTTCTTGTAACATGTATAACATCCAGGAATGCTTTTTATGGCATTATCTAGAAAATCTATGAATGCTTTGAATATGCGCATATCTGAATATTTTGATTTACAATGCTTAGATGTGCTTTATTAATCTGAATTTAAACTTTCTCAGGGAAAACTTCCCAATGGACTTGAGATTGCTGTCAAAAGGCATGATACTTCTTCACATCAAGGTGAAGAAGAGTTCATGGCTGAGATTGACGTCATACCAAAACTTCGACGAAAAAATATAATTGAGCTGATTGGGTTTTGT harbors:
- the LOC4351086 gene encoding cysteine-rich receptor-like protein kinase 44 isoform X2: MQKRILKNSSYVDSGCLCSSKEQTERSMALWNGLGQVANIAQLAGVDAYGLIKMIVEAAQTAKRNRETCQKLARHVKMIGDLLQRLQSTELMQHQETRNPVEQLEETLRHTYMLILSCQDSSYLHSCFMGGKQAHQLREVQSDITFYLQLFPLVSFVDTTRTWERLLRRAQPSCTEDTADELQKVHHSDHRIRFNTEILNATEFGDQSVTQCPEVFEEKRSEQASIRSLNLDQLVVNDIGKGAVLTFSQILAATNNFSGRSLIGQGGFGPVYKGKLPNGLEIAVKRHDTSSHQGEEEFMAEIDVIPKLRRKNIIELIGFCVQGKECILVYEYIPNGSLASTISDETKRILLNWSKRLKIIEGISDGLLYLHNHSPKCIVHRDIKASNILLDYEMNAKISDFGLAIKLAPKATTEVLVRGTWGYADPEYVATGVISEKTDVYSFGIVLLEIISGKLCVSGYNVKSRSRRTIFPEFALKNRKKLHKLIDPSLGAKKHERAQIMQCLRVAMLCVRDRAEHRPTMSEVVTMLPSIKTPKDRKTYLSTGWERTWMHGCLGC